The genomic DNA cgtCATCAATTGTCTGGGCTTACACCACCCAAATAAAGGTGCTTTATCTAAACTCTTTATCTAAAACTCAGGGTCTACTTTCTAAAGAACCTAGGCCGAGACAACTGAAAAGTCCCTTTCCCAATGCCTAAAGTATGTATTCAGAACTTACTACCCATTTTCTCTTCTATGAGATCATATATACTGCTATTTACCTTTTTATTCTGTGAAATTTATTGTTTCCACATTAAAAGATTTTTTGAGGGGAAAGAAAAATCCATTAGGTACTCTTTCTGGTTCCAGGCCATTAAACTTAGCTGTCTTGCCCATCAGGTCATAAAACTGAGCTGTGAATGACCCCAGCCAATTCTAAGTCATCTCTTTACTACTAATGATCCTCAGAACTtgttaatataaattatttcagtaGGTGTGGGTGGCTCTGTTCTCGTGGATGGCTTTTGTAAAACATTGTGTAGAAGCAGTCATTTAATTTGTCTAAATTATTTCTCAAATTACAATTGATTTCTCCATCAAATAACAATTGTTGAGTTCTCCAATCTCATGGAGAATTTAGAAAACACAAGGGCAAATAAAATCTTTTCCCTTCCAATCCCATCattctttaaaatactgtttaatcGGGGAGGGCCCCCTGCCTGGATCCCGAGCTGCTTTCCCAGGGAATTCAGTCTCCCTGCCGATTGCGCCGGCCCCACTACAGCGGGATTGGATCCCCCGCGCCCGCACCCGCCCCGACCCGTCCTGGGGAGGAGCGGGAATCAATGACCAGCCCCGGCGGGCGCGCAGCCGGGTGAGCGCAGCCCCGAGACACGCACGCAGGAACCTCCCCCGGGCCCCCCGCCCTCCCGGCTCGCCGCCTCCAGCGTGAAGCACAATGCGCCTCCGGGCTCGGGGACGGCGGCGCCGAGCAATCCGGGCGGGCTGGCCTCGCCGGTGACATCACACGCAAGAATACTCCTGCTCTTGGCGCCGCCTTCACCAAGCGGCCGTCCGTCCGTCCGTGCGCTGCCGTCCGCTGCTGGAGCGGGTCCTAGCCGGCCGGGACAGAGCCGGGCACCGCGGAGCAATAGGACCCGAGGAGCACGGAGAgcggaggcagagagggagggaggacccGCGCGGACGACAGCATGAAATTGAGCCCCGCGCGCTGCTTGCTGTTCCTCCTGTGGGCGCTGGTCCTCAGCACCAGGTGAGTCAGGAGCGTGAGCCACGGCTGCAGGTGCGAGTTGGTCCTCCCGCAGGTCACCTGTGAGGGCCAAGGACGGACACGTCAGCTTTTTGCATCTCCTGCTTCAGAATCAGACCCTTGGGTGAACCCAGCCCATTTTATTTGCCCTGGCCCCTCTTGTGAAGAGTCAGTGCTCTTCTAGGGAGGGACCAAAACTGTCAAAGGCACGTTGTTCACCAGCCTTGGTAGTAACAGATAACAGAgagaccaaaataaaagaaatacagagacaAAGAATTGTCACCAGGCATGGTCTCACAACAAAGCTGTCTCCTTAGTCTCAGAGAATCTTCCCTGCCCTCAGCCTCCACACACACGGACATATTTTAGgatacaaagagacagaaaaagcctTTAGCATAGGAGATGCTGACCCCACATAATAAAGTCCCTGGACTCCAGCACTGACTGTTCCAAGGACTTTGGTTATTAAGAGAAATGTCCATTTCACTGTCTTCTGCTTTGGGAGTCATTAAAAAGGCACTCAGTAATTAAAAGTTTGAGGACAATTACAGAGCCCTGGTGCAGATGCTAACATTTGGAaacatcaaaatatttattttcctaattaaaTATAGATGTGACATTTTGGGAAATACTATgcctacaataaaatgcacagattttAAGTATGCAGTTATTTGAGTTTTGACAAGTGAAGAGACTATGTAAATACTACCTAGTCAAGATACAGAGCTTGGAAATCCCCTTCAGAAAGCTCTGTATGGCTCCTTTTCAGTTAACTGCCTTCTCttccaaaaaaataatttctgttgttcatcACCATAGACTTACTTTGCCTGCTCTAGAATTTCATGTAAATTGAATCATGTTATCATGATACCAAACAGTATGTTATATTTTATGCCCAGTATCTTTAACAAGCTTTTAGATTTGTCCACGTGGCTGCATAAGTCAgtaaatagttcattcctttttatcactGAGTAATACTCCGTTGTACTGATAAACAGAAACTTATgtatcattcatctgttgatgaacatttggttgcttccagttgttgggtattataaataaagttgctttgaatatttttgtaaaagtcTTTATGAATTCAGGTTTTCAACTCCCCTGTGTAAACGTGTATGAGTTCAGTTCCTGGGTTAGAAGAACCAAGTTGGAGAATTTATGTTTAAACTGGGGGAGAACTTGAGGCAGGTAACAGAGAGATGCAGGCAGATAAGAGTTCAGGGCCCCTGTAAGTTTCAAGAAGCTTCAGGGACCTTGTAACTTTCAAGACCCTTGTAAGTTTCAAGAAGTTTCAAACTCAGCCAATCAAAATTGTGCTGTTAGATAGacctcagctctgattggttatgCCCTATGCCAGCTGACTGATTATGCCCTGtgcaaatgaagcattgtacttTCAACCACTCAAGAGTGGATTGTGATGTCATCAATTCAGTTCTCTATTTGATCCAGGGAGGGTGGGAATTTCTCCTCCCAGGAGGCAATATAAATCCCAGACAGCACAGCCCTCATTGCATCCTCCTTGGAGCCCTCCTGAATAGTAGGATCTTTCTCTTTTCAGTCATTAaaagagctttgctggttgctccatgcTCTTGCTGCTGGCTTTGCTCTTTGTCACCCCCAagacacaatcctgggaaaaCACAGCATTCTAAGCCAGTAACAAACTAACAACAGTTATAAATCTAACGATCAATGATTACATGGCCAGATATTTTCAAAGGTGTTCTGGTGGCCATGTGCCTAGAAGATGCTATTCATGTGGTAAAGAGAGgctacttttatatttttattacaatttgtACTTATTCTTTGTATTAGCTGGCAACCAATAAAGGAaccaaaagttaagaaaaatttttaaaaacccaacatttaaatgttaaaaaattaacTATGGGATAAAATGTAAGAAACTGGCATAGTAGACACTTTGTGAAAAGAAATTTTAACCTCCATAATTGCTACATCCTGGCCCCTGCATTTATGCTATCTGAAGTTTCATGATtgtgaaatatgttttctttcagaTTCTCCTTTTCAGTATTCTAAAGTCTGCCACTGACCTTGGAAAAATCTCAACTTAGGAAAAAGatgcagatgaaagaaaacaagagcaCATATatggtgaaaataataaaacatctgAAAGGTGAAGCTTAGGAGATGATGGCTGTACATTGACCCAGAATATAAGTGCCAAAGACACATCATCTACTTCATGATTTTGTCAACTATCAGCTTTGCCTTCATGCTTTTAATAGAGCCCAcatatatgttattatatatatatatattattctgaCTATATGTAATTCAGAATTTATAGTACTTTTGAATGCATGGCCCTCAAAATTTGGTCTTCCATTATCATGTTTAATAACACTTAGTTTCCTTATGAGCACATTGTCAAGCAGATACTATCTGTATTCAACAATTAACTCTACTCAAATGAATAAAAACTAAAACTTCCATGTGGTTGATAATTTTCAGTTGATTGATATCCATATTTAAtggattatttacaagtatgttacaataaaaaatataaagtaagactggtgttttgttcatttaaataCCTTTCTGTTCCTCTGCCTTTGGTCACTTTAGATTATCAGTAGATAATTGAAACtatattcaagaaaaataaagacctTGGACTGTAGCTCTGAGCATCTGTACATTCTTTAAAATGAGAAGGGGAAAACCTGAATAATGGTTCCAATTTGGGTGACTTTAGAATCACCTAGAAAGCTTTAAAGGTAAATACACTTACCAAGGCATCACTTATGATTTAGGAAATATACATTTCACTTGCAGAGctcaataacatatatatatatcttaagaTTATATCCTCACCTGGTGATTAAAATACTAAGTCAGTTTGAGGAACCAATGTTTTGGAGATAATTTAATTTCAATTGATGTACATAATTCTGTCTCAAACTATTTCTGTTTATGCATGAAtagaatacatacatacaattaCAATGACAAATGTTAGATAATAAAATTTGGGCTTAGTGGATCATAGAGCAGAGTGCAACTACTAAAAGGAAATAAGGGATGGAGCATCTCCATAAGCCTGCATCCAAAAGCAAACGTTTCTTGGACCATGAAATATTGTTTCACTAGCATAGGAGAGAGTATGATATTGAGAGCAAAAAGTCCTACACAGACACAAGCTGAAGTTTAACCACGTAAATAATGTACTCATTGTGAATGCTTTCTTAGATATTGGGAGACATTATTCTATAAATACTGAATGCAAACATTTCAAATATGTCTGACCTGTTTGATGTTTGAGTGCTTTGAGTGTGATGACATTGAATCTGCAGGTTaatttgggaagaattgacatctttacaatactgagtattcctatccatgaacattgattatctctccatttatttggttCTTCTTCAATTTTAGTCccaattttgtaattttcttcatattgttcttgtacatattttgttaaattaatacctaagcatttcattttttggatgctattgtgtctttaatttctaacTCTACCTGTTCATTACTGTTATACAGGGAagtgattgatttttgtatattagccTCACAGCCTGTAACCTTGATATAATTGATTGTTAGTTCAAGGAGGTTTTCTTTATTGATTATTTCAGATTTCTGAATAGAtgaccatgtcatctgcaaacaaaaagagttttatgtcttcctttcATATCCATgtagtcttttatttcctttctttgtccTACTGCACTAGCTAAAACTTACAGTTTGTTGTGTAGTGTAGTGGTGTAGTGGTATATTGTTGAAATGTAGTGGTGAGAGGAGACATCCTCGCCTCATTCCTGATATTAATAGAAAGTTttgagtttctcaccattaactaTGATGTTTATTGCGTGTCTTTctagatattctttatcaagtagAAGTTCTTTGATTGTGAACCTGTACTTTATTCACCTTAAAAGTCTATCAttgggaagatttttttaaaaatatgagttgTTGATCTGGTCTAAAGCCCTTCATCTTTTGCATCAGAACACTGAGGTCCAGAGACTATGACACTTGTCCAAGTCCACAGGAGAATCCCAAAACTAGAACCTAGAACTTCCACAAACTTTTTTGTGTTCTATTCTGTGACCATTCTCTATGACATGTCTTCTGTAATCAACCAACATTTATATAGTTGGTACCTACAATGCACCCAGAGCTAGTCTAGTTATTTTGGTATGCAAACCAGcttaaaaactaatttttctgACTATATGGAATAACTGGAGAGAACAAAGTTAAGAGTTAATTTGCATTTGTTGGCTCAAATTTATATGATCCATGAAGACTTCAGCTCTTCAGGATCATATTCAGGTCTAAAAATGATCCCAGCTCACTTAGGAAACCCAAATAAGAGGCGTTAATAAATTCTcaccattaaaattaagaaaaagcaagagaattaaaaacaagaGGGCAGCTATAATGATTCTTGTGGACCTTTCAGATGGTGTTTaaagtgatatttttaatatttttaaaaagtattcactgatcctgtgtggtaacatccaatgagttctacacaagggtataaagggcatataaaagtgtaggcaaagggtctgtttgcgtctatacagaagatcaaagcctaattgggctactccgaaaatgaactcagatacgatatgaaagagaacttccaacatcagcactctctggaagactcatgctagaagatgatcatcaaaaaaccccaacaaagatccacgcactgctacagctgtagatgcactcatcccaccagctcctggacttgccatgggaatgaggaaggagatatctaagctggcctgtgcatacagtaaaacaacaaatttgactggatctatactgttggaactcaaccaagaattaggagaagtgcaaattgtagcgctccaaaatcttacaactacagactatttactgttaaaagaacataagggatgtgaacattccccaggaatgggttgtttttatttgtctgatttatctcagactgttcaagttcagtaggacaatatccaccatatcatagataagttttcacaaatgcctaaggtgcctaactggttttcttggtttcactggagatggctggttattacaggtatgctttggttacataactgtactcctattatgttaatgtgtatgtgcaatttaattagtagtttaaaacctatacatgctgaagttactctacaagaagatatgtcaaagaaataatcaatcttcccatgttttcttccgcctgctacttctatagcttttcttcttccttcctaattacaacccttaaatagaattcgtgcctcatatcaaatttaccgagtatcataattcttccaagtggtaaagatacctcaagacaaatgctgggcatagaagccacagggcataaatatgaaaagaagtaaaaagctaaccttttcaaacaataaggcttctctctcacttaccaactttacatttccctgtatggccctggaagatgactggttagccagagacgggtaagattcctcaagggaggaacaacctaagagaggcacagttgcaggggggccatcagttgagaaattggggatcaacagaggtgaggcttagaacctcaccccccctgttctgagagaaatcttctgcatacgtggatgttttattgcccttgtctagcttggattaacacatagtctacaggcacacacctgatcatctacatttgctctcttacaacactaaactatgttttctacctttatcttgtatctacctaccacttcagcattttattaaaaagaataataataaagagagaaatgtggtatccacatataaatcaagtataaaaaccaaatgagtattcatattggaactgactgtttatagttcataatgcatgagcaaaaccgaaagtttctgtgatgactgcctttgtactgttcactatgtaacttattcattatgtaagaatttgttctacatgtaagaacttgtttgttatgcctcagaagattggagactgatgaaaattaggcttggggtggattaatgattgtgcattgagcattgactcccttatacagaattttattgtcgttaacaaccatttgatcaataaatatgagagatgccctcacaaaaaaaaaaaaaaaaaaaaaaaaaggacagacttccaatggtaaaataaataagtaaccgggatgtaatgtatagcataaggaatatagtcaagttattgtaacagcttggtagggtgatagctggaacctagaattatgtacataaatgttttatcactgtgttgtacacttgaaactaatgtaatgtaatactgtgcgtcaactacccttcaataaaaaataattatttaaaaaaaaatgtattcactGAATTATGTCTTACAATAACAATTCACAgacatttgcttattttctgatttatgaaattcatgctgatggtgtgtGGGACTGCTCTGAAAGTAGCCTAATATCTAGCAAGGACTATGAAATAATCcttgaataaatgaagaatgaataCATTGTTGTTTAGCTTTAATACCAGGGTTAATTGAATTTGTTTggtttatatgtatatgtttacttCTCTTCAGTTCAGGCAGAGAGATggtacagaaatgaaaaggaaaagatgaagtGATTGGGTCTCTTAACAATTTGACAAGGGTGGAAGACCAGAGAGTTTGGGTCAGAATAGCACATGGTGGCACGGACCTTGCAGAGTTTGCCCTTCCCCACGCAATTCTCTTCATTCATATCTGGTGTTACATTTGTGAATATGTTcacttacatggcaaaagagatTATAGTAATGGAATTAACGTTGGCAATCATCCAGCTTTAATAAGGGAGATTTTCCTGGATTGTATAAGGGGACCCAATTATTAAATTACATGGGTCCTTAAAAGTGCCAGAATAAATTGCAGCACCGCTGTATGAGAGAAGAGATGCTTCAGAGAGATAGACAGAGGAgaaggggcagagagagggaTATTATCTGCTGTTACTAGCTTTGAAGGGTGCCATGAGTCAGagaatgtgggcagcctctatCAACTGGGGAGGCTCCCAACTAGTAGCCAGATAGGAAACAAGAACTTCAGTCCTCCAGCCACATGGTACTGAATTCTGGCAACTTGAAAATTAAGTCTGGAAACAAAttctccccagagcctccagaaggaaatgGAGTTCTGCTGACACAGTGATTTCACCCAATGAAGCCCAGAGAACTAGGTGAGTGATACTGTGCCTGGACTAGTAATCTGTGGAACTATAAGATGATAAGTTTGCTTTGCCAAAATCCATTCAATTTGTGGTTATTTTATAAAGCAACAGGAGAAAACTAATACAGCTCTCATTATTTTTTTAGAACCTAAATGCTTCAGTTGTCAGAGAAACTTTATCAAACTACAGCCCATGGGCCAATTCCGAGCCATGGCCTCTTTTTGTATAGCCTGAGAACTAagaatgattttatatttttaagtagccaaaaataaaattaaaaagagtatTTTGTGAAATATGAAATTTCTTGAAGTTCAAATGTAAGTGTCTATAAATAAACTTTGATTGGAACACAttccatatatttatgtgtagTCTGGGACTGTTTTCTTGATACAATAGAAGAGTTAAATAGTCATGACAGAAACCTTGTGGccagcaaagcctaaaataccaTGGAAGAGGTTACTTGCAATTCTTTGTGATCTTTCCCCATTCCTTTCTGTGAGTGCTTGGAGATGCATGGGGGAAACTACATAAGAGAGTGCAAATCCACCTGTGTTTGTAGCCCTCAAAAGTTTCTCATTATCACTGAACCCCACATTTGGTATTTAGAGATTTATTAAAACTGTCTTTCTGAATTCTTCTTACCACTTTATATGGAAGCAGTAGTGTCTGTCTCAGGTAATCAAGTGCTTGGATCATGTTTCTTCCCCTTGGTGCTGTCTCTCCCCAGATCTCTGTTAGGTGATTGCCCTCTGACTTCAGCTTCATGTAGGGTTTGAGAAAATCATTCATTTACAGTTTTTATGCAAGAGAGTAATAGCCTTTCCAGCTTTCCACATCTCTGAGCTGAAATCAGATCCATCTTTGAGTCTGAACatatttgaaggatatttttgttCAACCAAACTTTAGTAGGAGCACAGACATGAGAAGCACTTTTTATTTCTCCCCaaactcaaaataataataataagaataaCAGAATATGTGTTGAGTCAATATGTGCCAATTAATTTAATTAGGAAATGAGGTAGCCCTGAGCTTTAAAAAGAATCCTCAGATTCTAGACTAATTTTTGAGAATTTAGATGGGAGGATTTTGAAATTGTCATGTATACCATCAGAAGGTGAAATCGAGGAAGTGTAGTTGTCAAAATTCAATGGAAGTATTAGCAGCAGTTAAACCCTACATAGCAGTTAGCTATTTTTAAATTCACTAGTAAAACAAAACGTTTGGAAATGGTACTGCACCAAAGAATTGGGGGATGAGTGGGAATAATATTTATGACTGTGGCTGCATCTGATAATCACTCTGAAGTACTCACTGCCAAAGGATTTG from Manis pentadactyla isolate mManPen7 chromosome 9, mManPen7.hap1, whole genome shotgun sequence includes the following:
- the LOC130684897 gene encoding uncharacterized protein LOC130684897 isoform X2; the protein is MGPDIQPPLKEASDAVLRCRGVNSYEVNFKQWGIGDGREAGDLREDQLAPAAVAHAPDSPGAEDQRPQEEQQAARGAQFHAVVRAGPPSLSASALRAPRVLLLRGARLCPGRLGPAPAADGSARTDGRPLGEGGAKSRSILACDVTGEASPPGLLGAAVPEPGGALCFTLEAASREGGGPGGGSCVRVSGLRSPGCAPAGAGH
- the LOC130684897 gene encoding uncharacterized protein LOC130684897 isoform X1, encoding MGPDIQPPLKEASDAVLRCRGVNSYEVNFKQWGIGDGREAGDCLFSIELSAFLKDQLTTKIWNLYSVLLICDLREDQLAPAAVAHAPDSPGAEDQRPQEEQQAARGAQFHAVVRAGPPSLSASALRAPRVLLLRGARLCPGRLGPAPAADGSARTDGRPLGEGGAKSRSILACDVTGEASPPGLLGAAVPEPGGALCFTLEAASREGGGPGGGSCVRVSGLRSPGCAPAGAGH